The genomic region GAGGCGGCCCTCACCTACCTCGGCGGGATGCTCACGCTGCCCGGCTTCACCAACAAGGCGTCGGAGACCGAGGACGAGCAGATCCGCCGCTACCTCGGCCGCCGCGAGCAGCAGCGCCCCTGATCCGGTGACCCGGTAGCGACCCTCAGCCCTGCCGGCGTCGCGGGCGCGTCCGGGTGCTGCGGCCTCCCGAGCCCCTGCTCGTGGCCGCCGGGGCGAGGCCCTCGACCGGGCCGTCGTCGATGCGGCGGCGGAGGTCGACGAGCCGGTCGCGCAGCTCGGCGGCCTGCTCGAACTCCAGGTCGCGGGCGGCGCGCTTCATCTCCCGCTCGACGTCGCGCGCCAGCCGCAGCAGCTCGTCGGGGGGCAGCCCGGCCGACTCCTGGAAGGCCGCGGCGCGGGTCGCCTGGTCCTCGCGCGACCGCTCCAGCTGGTACACGGCCTTGACGATGGTCTGCGGAGTGATGCCGTGCTCGAGGTTGTGGGCGACCTGGATGGTGCGGCGCCGGTCGGTCTCGTCGAGGGCCTGGCGCATCGCGTCCGACATCCGGTCGGCGTACATGATCACCTGGCCGTTGACGTTGCGCGCGGCGCGGCCGATGGTCTGGATCAGCGAGCGGTAGCCGCGGAGGTATCCCTCCTTGTCGGCGTCGAGGATGCCGATAAACGACACCTCGGGGAGGTCGAGGCCCTCGCGGAGCAGGTTGATGCCGACGAGCACGTCGAAGACCCCGAGGCGGAGGTCGCGGATGATCTCCACCCGCTCGAGGGTGTCGATGTCGCTGTGCAGGTAGCGCACCTTCACCCCGGTCTCGCGCAGGTAGTCGGTCAGGTCCTCGGCCATCTTCTTGGTGAGGGTGGTGACCAGGCTGCGCTCGCCGCGCTCGGTGTGGCGCCGGATCTCGGTGAGCAGGTCGTCGATCTGCCCCTCGCTGGGACGCACCTCGACCGTCGGGTCGATCAGCCCGGTCGGCCGGATGATCTGCTCGACGGTCCTCTCCGACCGCTGCATCTCGTAGGGGCCCGGGGTGGCGCTGACGTACAGCAGCTGGCCGACCATCCCGTCCCACTCCTGGAAGGTGAGCGGGCGGTTGTCGAGCGCGGAGGGAAGCCGGAACCCGTACTCGACCAGGGGGATCTTCCGCGAGCGGTCGCCGCCGTACATGCCGCCGATCTGGGGCACGGCGACGTGGGACTCGTCGACGATCACCAGCGCGTCGTCGGGGAGGAAGTCGAGCAGGCAGTGGGGCCGCTCGCCCTCGCCCCGGCCGCTGAGGTGGCGGCTGTAGTTCTCGACACCGGCGCAGCTGCCGGTCTCGCGGAGCATCTCCAGGTCGAAGTTGGTGCGCTGGCGCAGCCGCTGCGCCTCCAGCAGCCGGCCGCGGGCCTCCAGCTCGCCGCTCCGCTCCTCCAGCTCGGCCTCGATCCGCCGCACCGCACGCTCGAGCTTGTCGCGCGGGGTGACGTAGTGGGTGGCGGGGAACACGGTGAGCTCGTCGCGCACCCGCAGGATCTCGCCGGTGAGCGGGTCGAGGTCGCGGATCGCCTCCACCTCGTCGCCGAAGAACTCGATGCGGGTGGCCACCTGCTCGTACGACGGCTGGATGTCGACGACGTCGCCGCGCACCCGGAAGCGGGAGCGGCCGAAGTCGAGATCGTTGCGCACGTACTGCAGGTCGGTGAGCTTGCGCAGCACGATGTCGCGGCGGATGGTGTCGCCGACCTTCACGCTCAGCGACTCGCCGAGGTAGTTCTCGGGTGAGCCGATGCCGTAGATGCAGGAGATCGACGCGACCACGATGACGTCACGCCGGGTGAGCAGCGCGCGGGTGGCGCTGTTGCGCAGCCGGTCGATCTCGTCGTTGCGCGACGAGTCCTTCTCGATGTACGTGTCGGTGCGCGCGATGTACGCCTCGGGCTGGTAGTAGTCGTAGTACGAGACGAAGTACTCGACCGCGTTGCGCGGGAAGAACTCGCGGAACTCCGCCCAGAGCTGGGCCGCCAGCGTCTTGTTGGGCGAGAGCACCAGCGTCGGCCGCTGCAGCTGCTGGATGACGTGCGCACAGGTGAACGTCTTGCCGGAGCCGGTGACGCCGAGCAGAACCTGCTCTCGGAGCCCCGCGGAGACGCCCTCGGCGAGCCCGGCCAGCGCCGCCGGCTGGTCGCCCGCGGGTTGGTAGGCGGAGACGAGCTCGAACCGTGGCATCAGCGTCCAGTCTACCCACGACCGGCCGCGCCGAGACCTCCCCCCGGGAGGTCGGAACCCTCGGGGACGCCCCGGCGTTGTCCCGACCGTGGCGGGCGGCGCAGCCCGCCCCGTGGGGGAGACCAGGACCATGCACCGCATCCCGACCCGTCCGTGGGCGTCCGCCGCCCTGCTCGCCGTCACCCTCGCCACCGGCTGCGGATCGCCCCCGGCGGCCGCCGGCTCCGCCGCCCCGGCGAGCGGCACCGCCGCCCCGGCGGCGGCCACCTCGGCGGCGGCCGGCGCGGTCGCGACCAGCACCACCGCGCCCACGCCGGTCCCCACCGCGGCCCCGCTGCCGTGCAGCAGCGCGCCGGTCGAGCGGACCGTCGCCGGGGCCTCGGGCACCGCCCGGGTCCTCGACGTCGCCGCCGCCTCCCACGAGAGCGCCGGCTACGACCGCTTCGTGATCCGGCTGAGCGGCGCCCCCAGCTCGTACCGGGTGGTCACCCAGGGCACCCCCGACTTCTTCGAGGACGCCAGCGGCCGCCCGGTCACCCTCGAGGGCACCGCCGGGGTGCGGGTCAGCCTCCAGGGCGTCGCCGGCGCCCCCGCCTACGCCGGCCCCACCGACCTCCACCCGGGGCTCGCCCAGCTCCGCGAGGCGCGCCAGACCGGGGCGTTCGAGGGGGTGGTCAGCTGGGGCCTCGGCCTCGCCGGCGCGGGCTGCATCCGGGTCCTGCCCCCGACCGCCGCCGCCCCCACCCAGCTGGTCGTCGACATCTCCACCCGGTAGGAGCCGGGAGTCGTCCATCCGCCGTCGCCATCCGGAGACGGTCCCATCACGGCGGCGCCGGGGCGCGGGGCGGTGCGGCACCCTTTCGGCGATGAGCGTCCTCTCCCCTGCCCCGCCGCGCCCGGCCGCCCCCAACTTCCCCTCCCGGCCCGGGTCGTGGGACGAGCTCGGCGTCCCCCAGAACCTGGTCTCCGACATCGTCCTCAAGATGCTCTACTTCAACGGGACGCTCCAGGGCCGGGAGATCGCCCAGCGCGTCTGCGTGCCCTGGCCCTTCGTCAGCGAGGTGCTCAAGGGCCTCTCCGACCAGGGCTGCGTGCAGTCGACCGGGTTCAAGCAGGGGATCGCCGGGGTGCAGCTGCTCCCCGACGAGGACATCGGGGCGGCGATGACCTACATGATCGCCACCTCCGGGCGTGCCCGGGCCCGCGACCTCTGCGAGATCAGCCAGTACATCGGCCCGGTCCCGGTTCCGTTCGAGACCTACGCCGAGGTCGCCCAGCAGGACTCGCTCCGCGAGCACCAGGTGAGCCTCGAGCAGCTCCAGGCCGCGCTCGGCCATCTCACCCTCGCCGACGACACCCTGCTCACCCTCGGCCCGGCGGTCAACGAGCGCCACACGCTGTTCATCTACGGCGCCCCCGGCAACGGCAAGACCTCGATCGCCGAGGCGCTCTGCCGGCTGATGGGGCCGCCGATCTTCGTGCCCCACGCCCTCCACGTGCACGGCCAGGTGATCCGCTTCTTCGACCCGGTGCACCACCTCCCCCACCCCGCCGACCTCCCCGAGCACGACCGCCGCTGGGTGCTGGTGGAGCGTCCCGCCGTCATCGTCGGCGGCGAGCTCACCCCGGAGATGCTCGACCTCGCCTTCGACCGCAGCCTCGGCTACTACGAGGCGAGCACCCAGCTGAAGGCGAACGGCGGCATCTTCCTGGTCGACGACTTCGGCCGGCAGGCGGCGCTCTCGCCGCAGAACTTCTTCAACCGGCTCATCGTCCCGCTGGAGAAGGGCTACGACCACCTCACCCTGGCCCGCGCCGGGACCAGCATCACCGCGCCGTTCGTCTGCATGCTGGTCCTCTCCAGCAACCTCGAGCCCACCCAGCTGGTCGACGAGGCGTTCCTGCGCCGGCTCCACTTCAAGGTGGCGATCCCGGGCCCGACCGAGGCCGCCTACCGCGCCATCTGGCGGCGGGCCTGCGCGGCCGCGGGGGTCGAGTACAACGACACCGCGATCGACCACCTGCTCCACCAGTGGTACCTGCGCCACGACCCGCAGCGGCCGTTCCGCGGGGTCCACCCCCGGGACATCCTCAAGCACGTCACCCAGGCGGCACGGTTCCGCGGGCGCGAGGTGCGGCTCGACCGCGACCTCGTCGACGCCGCCTGCTCCGCCTACTTCCTGATGAGCGGCGCCGAGGAGGGCTAGGTTCCAGCCCGCGGCTTCACGAACCTTCACAGATCATGATGACGCGTTCGGCGGAGCCCGCCTAGAGTGCAGCCGCATGAGCACCATCGCACGTGAGGTCAACATCCTCCTGGTCGAGGACAACCCCGGCGACGTCCGGCTCACGATCGAGGCGCTGCGGGACGGAAGGATCGCCAACCAGTTGCACGTCGCCCACGACGGCGAGGATGCGATGGACTTCGCGCGGCAGCAGGGGCGCCACACCGGCGCTCCCCGGCCGGATCTCATCCTGCTCGATCTGAACCTCCCCAAGAAGGACGGTCGCGAGGTGCTCGAGGAGCTGAAGAGCGACCCCGATCTCCACCGGATCCCCGTGATCGTGCTCACCACGTCCTCCGCCGAGCAGGACGTGCTGCGCTCGTACGACCTCCATGCCAACTGCTTCATCAGCAAGCCGATCGGCTACGACGATTTCATCACGGCCGTCCGCAGCATCGAGAACTTCTGGCTGAAGCTGGTCCAGCTCCCGCCAGGATGAGCGACGCCGCCGAGAACAGAGTGGGCGCTCGCATCCTCCTGATCGAGGACAACGTGGGTGATGCCCGGCTGGTCGCGCTGATGCTGGGCGAGGGTGGGGACACCCCCTTCGAGCTGCAGCACGTCGACCACCTCGACGCCGCCTGGGACTGTCTCCCCGGGGCAGGCTGCGTGCTCGTCGACCTGAGCCTTCCCGACGCCGACGGTCTCGAGGCGGTGGAGCGGCTGCAGCTGCTGGCGCCGGAGCTGCCGATCATCGTGCTCACCGGGCGCGACGACCTCGGCCTCGCCATCGAGGCGCTGCAGAAGGGCGCCCAGGACTATCTCATCAAGGGTCGGGTCGACGGCCAGCTGCTCAACCGGGCCCTCCGCTACGCCATCGAACGCAAGCGGGCGGAGATCGCCCTCGCCCACCAGGCCCTGCACGACCCGCTCACCGGGCTGCCCAACCGCGCGCTGTTCGTGGACCGCCTCGAACAGGCGCTGGTGCGCAACCTGCGCCGGTCGTCGACCATCGCCGTGCTCTTCGTCGACCTGGATCGGTTCAAGGTCGTGAACGACAGCCTGGGCCACGCCGCCGGCGACCGGGTGCTCTCCGTGCTCGGCGAGCGGCTGTGCTCGGTGCTCCGCCCCGGCGACACCGTGGCCCGCTTCGGGGGCGACGAGTTCACCGTCCTCTGCACCGACCTCGAGGACGAGAAGGAGGCCTTCGCCATCGCCGAGCGGATCACCGCGGTGCTGGCGACGCCCTTCGACCTCGAGGGGGCTGCGGTGGTGCTGACGGCGAGCATCGGCATCGCGCTGGCGACCGCCGACCACCCGGACGCGCACACCCTGATCCGCAACGCCGACGCCGCCATGTACCGGGCCAAGGAGCACGGCCGGGCGCGCTGGCTCCTCTTCGACGAGGCCATCCACCGGCGCGCCGTCGAGCGGCTGGAGACCGAGGTCGCGCTGCGCCGCTCGCTCGAGGCCGGCGACTTCCGCCTCCACTACCAGCCCATCGTCGACGCCGACGGCGGCCTTGCCGGGTTCGAGGCGCTGGTCCGCTGGCAGCACCCGAGCCGGGGCCTGGTGGCACCCGCGGACTTCATCCCGCTGGCGGAGGAGACCGGTCTCATCGAGCGGCTCGGCGCCTGGGTGATCACCGAGGCCTGCCGGCAGGCGCGCCGCTGGCAGGGGATGAGGCCCGGCGGTCACCCGCTGCTGATGTCGGTGAACGTCTCCGCACGGCAGCTCCGCACCCTGTCGATGGGTGAGCTGGTGGTCGACGCGCTGCGCTCCGGCGGGCTGCCACCGCAGGACCTCTGCCTGGAGATCACCGAGAGCGCGCTGATCGAGGATGTCGACGCCACCATGGAGGCGCTCGAGGCGCTCCATGCGGTGGGGGTGCGTCTCGCCGTCGACGACTTCGGCACCGGGTACACGACGCTCAAGAACCTCAAGCGCTTTCCCATCGACATCATCAAGGTCGACGCGTCCTTCGTCGCCGGGCTCGGCCGGGATCGCGGCGACGCCGCCATCACCATGGCCGTCATCCGCCTCGCCCACGCGCTGGGCATGGTCACCGTCGCCGAGGGGGTGGAGACCGAGCAGCAGCTCGATCTGCTGCGCACCCTGGGCTGCGACATGGTTCAGGGCTACCACCTCGGCCGCCCGCTCCCCGCCGACGAGGCGATGGCGCGGTGGCGGGTACCGGCGGGGGTGGGACGATGACCCGGACCGTCGACGTCATCTCCTGGGTCAGCGCCGGCGGCTACGTCCTGATGACCGTGCTCACCGTGGCCTCGTGGGCGCGGCAGCGGACGATGCAGCGTGCCCTGCTCGCGATCGCCATCGGTCTGCTGGGCATGCTCAGCGTGGTCGGACGCGTGCAGGCCGTCACCGGCCACCGGTCGCTGCTGCTCGCCCACCTCACCATCCCCGCCTTCCTCGCCTCCGGGTACGCGCTCGCGCTCTTCCGGCACAGCGTGATGCGCACGTCGCGGGTGGGGCTCGCGGCGCTCTTCGCCGCCCTGGTGGCGGTGAGCGCCGGATCGGTGGCGGTGCGGCTTCCCAGCGGCCTCGTGCCCGCGCCCACGGCGACGCAGTGGACCCTGGTGTGGGGCATGGTGCTGCTCTGGAGCGGCTGCGTGGTCGAGCCGGCGACGCGGTTCTGGCTCGCCTCCGCCGGCCGTCCGACGCTGCAGCGCGCCCGGCTGCGGGCGCTGAGCGCGGGCTACGGCTCCATCGTGGTGCTCCTGGTCGCCGCCCTGGGGGTCGGCATCGTCGCCGGACCCCGTCTCGCCCTCGACGAGCGCTACCAGCTGGTGGTCTCGATCCTGGGCGCGGCCACCGTCCCGCTCCTGTACGTCGGCTTCGCCCCGCCCCGCTGGCTGCGCCGGCTCTGGCGCGACCGGGAGGAGTCGGCGCTGCGCCGGGCCACCGCCGAGCTGCTCCTCGAGAGCGATGCCGGACGGCTCGCCGACCGCTCCCTGGACTGGGCGCTGCGACTGGTGGGGGCCGACCGTGGTCTGATCCTCGGACCCGGCCGGCAGCTGCTCGCCGCCCGCGACATCGACCCCTCCATCGCCGGGGAGCTGATCACCCTCGACCCCGGCCGCGGTGCCCACCTGGTCAGGGTCGGCCCGGCCGCCGGCGGCGTCGCCCTGGTCGCGCCGCTGCCGCTCGACGGCGAGCCGGGGTTGATCGTCGTGGTCCCCGGCGCCTTCACCCCGGTGTTCGGCGGCGACGAGGTGACCCGGCTGGGCGAGTACGCCGTCTCGGTGGCATCGGCGCTGGAGCGCGCCCGGCTGGTCGAGGCGCTGGCAGCGCAGACCCGGCGGCACGAGAGCATCCTCTCCGCGATGAGCGACCTCGGCGAGGGGTTCGTGATGACCCGCGCCGGACGGATCGTCTACGCGAACGAGGCCTTCTGCGGCCTCACCGGCCACTCCCTGGACGAGCTGCTCCTGCTCCCCGCCGTCACCGCGCTGGTCGCGCCCGAGAAGCGCGCGACCGAGCTCGACGGCCAGGTGCTGCCAGATCACCTCCCGACCGCCCTGCTCACCCGGGACGGCCGGCGCGTGGAGGTCGAGGTGGCCGGGAGGCTCCTGGACACCGATCCGTGGGAGCCGTCCATCGCCATCTGCCGCGATATCACCCAGCGACGCCGCGACGAGCAGGAGCTGGCCCGCCGCTCCCGCGAGCTGGAGCGGTCCAACGCCGCCCTCGAGGAGTTCGCCTACATCGCCTCGCACGACCTGCAGGAGCCCCTGCGCATGGTGGCGAGCTACCTCGAGCTGCTCGAGCGCCGCCACGGGGAGCGGCTGAACGACGAGGCGGAGGAGTTCCTCGGTTTCGCCGTGGACGGGGCGAGGCGGATGCAGGCGCTGATCAACGACCTCCTCCTCTACTCGCGGGCGGGTGGCCAGGCGGCTCTCGTGCCCACCGACTGTGGCGCCGTCGTCGCCACCGTGCTGGCCACCCTGCGCCCCAGCATCGAGGACGCCGGGGCCCGGGTCGTGGTCGAGCCGCTGCCCACCGTCGAGGGCGACCGGACTCAGCTCGCCCAGGTCTTCCAGAACCTGATCGCCAACGCCATCAAGTTCCGGGGCGCGCAGCCGCCCCAGATCGTGATCGGCGCCGAGCGCCGCGGTGAGGAGTGGCGGTTCAGCGTGCGCGACAACGGCATCGGGATCGAGCGACGCCATGCCGAGCGCATCTTCATGGTCTTCAAGCGCCTGCACCCGCAGGCCGAGTACCCGGGAACGGGCATCGGCCTGGCGATCTGCCGCCGGGTGGTGGATCGACACGGCGGCCGCATCTGGGTCGAGCCGGCACCCGGGGGCGGGTCGGTGTTCCGGTTCACCCTTCCGGCGGCGGTCGCCACCCCAACCCGGACCGAGGCGATGCTCGCGGGATACCCGGCCGGCGCCGAGGAGGTCTAACCCCCGCTGTAGGCGGTCGCGGTCACGCTGCCGCCGTCGTGGAGTGTCGGCGGCGGTCCCACCACCACCTGCGCCCCGGAGGAGAGCCCCGACAGCACCGTCACCGTGGTCGAGCCCGCCGCGGGGGGCGACACCGTCACCGGCTGGCGGAGCGCGCGCCCGCGCACGACCACGAACACCACCGGCCTGTTGATGTCGGGGTCGATGACCACCGCGCCGAGCGGCAGCAGCTCGCCGCCGCCGGCCACGTCTTTCGCCGGCGCCACCTGGACGGCGATGTCGCCGCGCCCGTGCAGCCCGGCGAGCACGCCCGCGAGCAGGCCGACGATCACGGCGCACACCAGCGCCACGGTGGCCTGCTCCGACCGGACCCGCCAGCCACCCCTCACGCCGGTGCGCGGTGGGGCACCGGTCATGCGGCTCCTTCGGCGAGCGCGCCGGAGTTCGAGCTGCGCTCGCGCCAGCGCTGCAGCACCACCAGGGTCCAGAGGACGTGGGCGTGGTTGAAGCGGCCGGAGACGTGCTCGTCCATCAGGCGGGTGCACTCACGGGTGTCGAACCACTCCGACGCCGAGCCCGAGGTGAGCAGGTCGCGCATCATCGGCTGGAGCTCGCCGCGAAGCCAGTGCTTCATCGGCATCGAGAAGCCCTCCTTCGGCCGGGTGAGGATCTCCGCCGGTACCAGCGGGCGGATGGCGTGGCGCAGCACCCGCTTGCGCAGGCCACCGTGGAGGTGCATCGACGCGGGCATGCGGGCGGCGAACTCGGCCACCTCGTAGTCGAGGAACGGGCTGCGCGCCTCCAGCGCCACCGCCATCGAGGCCCGGTCGACCTTGGCGAGGATGTCGTCGGGGAGCCAGAGCTTGATGTCCACCCACTGGCGGCGGGAGAGCGGCTCGACGGCGCGCGCGGCCTCGAGCAGCGAGCGTCCCAGCCGCTCCGGCGCACCGGTCTCGGCGAGCGGCGACAGCGGCCCGCGGTAGAGGCGCAGCTTCTCGCCGGCGTGGGCGTGGATCAGCCAGGCGAGGTGCTCCAGCCCGGCGCCGCTCTGCACCCCCTCGCTGAAGCGCTTCATCTTGTTGACCAGCCCCTTCTTCTTGCTGGTCGGGGGCACCCGGCGCAGCGCCGAGTCGACCGCCCAGCGCAGCGGGCCGGGGATCCGCTGGTAGCGGTCGGCGAGCGCCGCGGCCCGGTACCAGTCGTAGCCGCCGAAGACCTCGTCGCCGCCGTCGCCGCTGATCACCACGGTGACGTGGCGCCGAGCCATCCGCGACACCGCGTACGTGGGGATGAGGCTGACGTCGGCGAGGGGCTCGTCGAGGGCGCGCTCGAGGGCCTCGAGGGCGAGCGCGGGGCTGGCGGCGACGATCTCCTCGTGGTGCTCGGCGCCGGCGCGCTGGGCCACGATGCGGGCGAACTCCACCTCGTTGTACGAGGCGTCGTCGAAGCCGATCGAGAAGGTCTTGGGGGTGTGGCCGAGGTCGGCCATCAGGCCCACCACCGCGCTGGAGTCGACGCCTCCGCTGAGCAGCGCGCCCAGGGGGGCGTCGGAGATCATCCTCAGCTCGGTGGCCCGGCGCAGCCGCGCCCGGCACTCCTCGGCCCAGTCGTCGAGCGAGCGCACCGGGGCGGTGTGCCCGGTGAACTCCAGCTCCCACCAGCGGCGCACCGTGACCACGCCGTCGCGCCACTGCAGCCAGGTGCCCGGCTCCAGCTTGCGGACGTTGCGCCACATCGTCCAGGGGGCGGGGACGTGCTCGTAGCTGATGTAGAGGTCGACGGCCTCGTGGTCGATCTCCCGCGGCATCCGCGACCAGCGCTCGAGGGCGCGGAGCTCGCTGGCGAAGACCAGGCACTCGGAGTCGGCGTAGTAGTACATCGGCTTGACCCCGAGGCGGTCGCGCACCAGGGTCATGGTCCGGGTCGACGGATCCCAGTGGCCGAAGGCGAACATGCCGTTGAAGCGGCTCAGCGCGCCCTCCAGCCCCCACTGGCGGAGGGCGAGGAGCACCACCTCGGTGTCGCAGCGGGTGTGGGTCTCGACCCCGTGGCTGGCGAGCTCGGCGGCGATCTCCTGGAAGTTGTAGATCTCGCCGTTGAAGGTGATCCAGGTGTTCCCGGGGCCCTGCATCGGCTGGTGGCCGGCGGGGCTCAGGTCGAGGATGGCGAGGCGGCGCTGGGCGAGGCCGAAGCCGTCGTCGACGTGCTGACCCTCGTCGTCCGGCCCCCGATGGGCGAGGGCGTCGTTCATCGCGCGCAGGTCGACGGGCCCGACACGGCGCGGGTCGAGGGTCGCGTAGCCGGTGATGCCGCACATTCAGGGTGTCTCCTGGCCGCCCGCCGCCACACGGCCTCCGTCGGGCCGCGGGGCCACGCCGGCCCTCCGGTGAGTCAACGGAGCAGGCGCGCGGTTCTTGCTGTGCACCCTCACGCGACGTGGGCGTCGAGGTCGTTCCCGCCGCCGGGAACCGCCGCGGGCTCGAGGCGGCGGACCGCCGCGTCCAGGGTGCGCTGGTCGGGATACGGGGCGCCCAGCTTGACATAGGCGCGGGCGGTGCCCTCGACGAAGGCGCGGATGCTGAAGTGCCGCTCGCCCCGCTCGCGCGCGCCGGTGCCCAGCCGCGCCGCCAGCGCCGGGTCGGCGAGGACCGCGTCGATGCCCGCCGCCAGCGAGGCCGCGTCGGGCTCGACCAGCAGCGCCGAGAGGTCGTCGAGGACCTGGGTGTGGCTCTCGATGCGGGTGGCGACGATGGGCACGCCGCTGTGCATGTACGAGTAGATCTTCAGCGGGGTGTTGCTGCCGCTGGAGCGCGGCGAGACCAGCACGTCGGCCGCGGCCATGCAGGTGGTCATCTCCTGCGGCGGGCGCATGCCGGTGAGCAGCACCCGGTCGCCGAGGCCGAGGCCGTCGGCCTGGGCACGCAGGTCGGCGACCTGGTCGGGACGCCCGCCCACCACCACCAGGCGCGGCCGGCGGCCGGCGGGGGTGGGGCGCACGTGGCTCATCGCCTCGATCAGCAGGGGCATGCCCTGGTAGGGCTCGAGGGTGCCGGTGTAGAGCACCACCGGCTCCCCGTCCGGGGCCCACCCGGCGCGCATCCCGGCGGCCAGGGCGTGGTTGGGACGGGGCTCGACGGGGACGTTGTAGACGATCTCCGCGTCGGTGCCGGGGACGTGCTTCTCGGCCTCGCGGGCGAGCGAGGGGAACACCACGATGACCGAGCGGGCGCTGCCGAGCATCTTCCGCTCCAGCCACTCGAAGGTGCGGACCACCGGGTGGCGCTCGCCGAGCCCGTAGTTGGTCAGCACCACGCCGAGGCCGTTGTGCATGTCGTAGAGGTGGGGGATGCCGAGCAGGCGGCTGAACCACCAGCCGAAGACCCCGGCCTCCTCGTGGGTGTGGACCACGTCGTAGCTCCTCCGCCCCCGGAGCACCCGGGCGGTGGCGCGGGCGAGCACCGCCGCGTCGAGCGGCAGCTTGGCCGCCGAGGGGCCGATCTTCACCGAGCGGATCCCGGGGATGCGCGGAGCGCGCAGCCAGCGGACGCCGTCGATGGCGATGTCCTCGCCGAGGGGATAGGTGACCAGGTCCACGGTGTGGCCGAGGGCCGCGAGCGCCCGGCAGCGGTTGACGACGCTGATCGGCGTGCCCCGCGGGGAGAACACCGGCTGGGGAGCGATCATCAGGATGTTCACGAGGCGATCCTCTGGCTGATGCG from Candidatus Dormiibacterota bacterium harbors:
- the uvrB gene encoding excinuclease ABC subunit UvrB — protein: MPRFELVSAYQPAGDQPAALAGLAEGVSAGLREQVLLGVTGSGKTFTCAHVIQQLQRPTLVLSPNKTLAAQLWAEFREFFPRNAVEYFVSYYDYYQPEAYIARTDTYIEKDSSRNDEIDRLRNSATRALLTRRDVIVVASISCIYGIGSPENYLGESLSVKVGDTIRRDIVLRKLTDLQYVRNDLDFGRSRFRVRGDVVDIQPSYEQVATRIEFFGDEVEAIRDLDPLTGEILRVRDELTVFPATHYVTPRDKLERAVRRIEAELEERSGELEARGRLLEAQRLRQRTNFDLEMLRETGSCAGVENYSRHLSGRGEGERPHCLLDFLPDDALVIVDESHVAVPQIGGMYGGDRSRKIPLVEYGFRLPSALDNRPLTFQEWDGMVGQLLYVSATPGPYEMQRSERTVEQIIRPTGLIDPTVEVRPSEGQIDDLLTEIRRHTERGERSLVTTLTKKMAEDLTDYLRETGVKVRYLHSDIDTLERVEIIRDLRLGVFDVLVGINLLREGLDLPEVSFIGILDADKEGYLRGYRSLIQTIGRAARNVNGQVIMYADRMSDAMRQALDETDRRRTIQVAHNLEHGITPQTIVKAVYQLERSREDQATRAAAFQESAGLPPDELLRLARDVEREMKRAARDLEFEQAAELRDRLVDLRRRIDDGPVEGLAPAATSRGSGGRSTRTRPRRRQG
- a CDS encoding ATP-binding protein, with the protein product MSVLSPAPPRPAAPNFPSRPGSWDELGVPQNLVSDIVLKMLYFNGTLQGREIAQRVCVPWPFVSEVLKGLSDQGCVQSTGFKQGIAGVQLLPDEDIGAAMTYMIATSGRARARDLCEISQYIGPVPVPFETYAEVAQQDSLREHQVSLEQLQAALGHLTLADDTLLTLGPAVNERHTLFIYGAPGNGKTSIAEALCRLMGPPIFVPHALHVHGQVIRFFDPVHHLPHPADLPEHDRRWVLVERPAVIVGGELTPEMLDLAFDRSLGYYEASTQLKANGGIFLVDDFGRQAALSPQNFFNRLIVPLEKGYDHLTLARAGTSITAPFVCMLVLSSNLEPTQLVDEAFLRRLHFKVAIPGPTEAAYRAIWRRACAAAGVEYNDTAIDHLLHQWYLRHDPQRPFRGVHPRDILKHVTQAARFRGREVRLDRDLVDAACSAYFLMSGAEEG
- a CDS encoding response regulator translates to MSTIAREVNILLVEDNPGDVRLTIEALRDGRIANQLHVAHDGEDAMDFARQQGRHTGAPRPDLILLDLNLPKKDGREVLEELKSDPDLHRIPVIVLTTSSAEQDVLRSYDLHANCFISKPIGYDDFITAVRSIENFWLKLVQLPPG
- a CDS encoding EAL domain-containing protein; translated protein: MGARILLIEDNVGDARLVALMLGEGGDTPFELQHVDHLDAAWDCLPGAGCVLVDLSLPDADGLEAVERLQLLAPELPIIVLTGRDDLGLAIEALQKGAQDYLIKGRVDGQLLNRALRYAIERKRAEIALAHQALHDPLTGLPNRALFVDRLEQALVRNLRRSSTIAVLFVDLDRFKVVNDSLGHAAGDRVLSVLGERLCSVLRPGDTVARFGGDEFTVLCTDLEDEKEAFAIAERITAVLATPFDLEGAAVVLTASIGIALATADHPDAHTLIRNADAAMYRAKEHGRARWLLFDEAIHRRAVERLETEVALRRSLEAGDFRLHYQPIVDADGGLAGFEALVRWQHPSRGLVAPADFIPLAEETGLIERLGAWVITEACRQARRWQGMRPGGHPLLMSVNVSARQLRTLSMGELVVDALRSGGLPPQDLCLEITESALIEDVDATMEALEALHAVGVRLAVDDFGTGYTTLKNLKRFPIDIIKVDASFVAGLGRDRGDAAITMAVIRLAHALGMVTVAEGVETEQQLDLLRTLGCDMVQGYHLGRPLPADEAMARWRVPAGVGR
- a CDS encoding ATP-binding protein, whose product is MTRTVDVISWVSAGGYVLMTVLTVASWARQRTMQRALLAIAIGLLGMLSVVGRVQAVTGHRSLLLAHLTIPAFLASGYALALFRHSVMRTSRVGLAALFAALVAVSAGSVAVRLPSGLVPAPTATQWTLVWGMVLLWSGCVVEPATRFWLASAGRPTLQRARLRALSAGYGSIVVLLVAALGVGIVAGPRLALDERYQLVVSILGAATVPLLYVGFAPPRWLRRLWRDREESALRRATAELLLESDAGRLADRSLDWALRLVGADRGLILGPGRQLLAARDIDPSIAGELITLDPGRGAHLVRVGPAAGGVALVAPLPLDGEPGLIVVVPGAFTPVFGGDEVTRLGEYAVSVASALERARLVEALAAQTRRHESILSAMSDLGEGFVMTRAGRIVYANEAFCGLTGHSLDELLLLPAVTALVAPEKRATELDGQVLPDHLPTALLTRDGRRVEVEVAGRLLDTDPWEPSIAICRDITQRRRDEQELARRSRELERSNAALEEFAYIASHDLQEPLRMVASYLELLERRHGERLNDEAEEFLGFAVDGARRMQALINDLLLYSRAGGQAALVPTDCGAVVATVLATLRPSIEDAGARVVVEPLPTVEGDRTQLAQVFQNLIANAIKFRGAQPPQIVIGAERRGEEWRFSVRDNGIGIERRHAERIFMVFKRLHPQAEYPGTGIGLAICRRVVDRHGGRIWVEPAPGGGSVFRFTLPAAVATPTRTEAMLAGYPAGAEEV
- the asnB gene encoding asparagine synthase (glutamine-hydrolyzing), coding for MCGITGYATLDPRRVGPVDLRAMNDALAHRGPDDEGQHVDDGFGLAQRRLAILDLSPAGHQPMQGPGNTWITFNGEIYNFQEIAAELASHGVETHTRCDTEVVLLALRQWGLEGALSRFNGMFAFGHWDPSTRTMTLVRDRLGVKPMYYYADSECLVFASELRALERWSRMPREIDHEAVDLYISYEHVPAPWTMWRNVRKLEPGTWLQWRDGVVTVRRWWELEFTGHTAPVRSLDDWAEECRARLRRATELRMISDAPLGALLSGGVDSSAVVGLMADLGHTPKTFSIGFDDASYNEVEFARIVAQRAGAEHHEEIVAASPALALEALERALDEPLADVSLIPTYAVSRMARRHVTVVISGDGGDEVFGGYDWYRAAALADRYQRIPGPLRWAVDSALRRVPPTSKKKGLVNKMKRFSEGVQSGAGLEHLAWLIHAHAGEKLRLYRGPLSPLAETGAPERLGRSLLEAARAVEPLSRRQWVDIKLWLPDDILAKVDRASMAVALEARSPFLDYEVAEFAARMPASMHLHGGLRKRVLRHAIRPLVPAEILTRPKEGFSMPMKHWLRGELQPMMRDLLTSGSASEWFDTRECTRLMDEHVSGRFNHAHVLWTLVVLQRWRERSSNSGALAEGAA